The Phoenix dactylifera cultivar Barhee BC4 chromosome 12, palm_55x_up_171113_PBpolish2nd_filt_p, whole genome shotgun sequence genome has a window encoding:
- the LOC103709847 gene encoding O-fucosyltransferase 23-like: MILMDLANCKFLKLISCHMKPMICRFFVLAVIILLFRTVLLSPLRGFHWFQQRGSYWVTTSTASNLQLGVRTDKFLEVPQIIWGLNNQKIALARAILTARFLNRTLLMPSLSASLFYKEIDLLDPISFDKLFHFEKFNYLCNRFVRLGRYSDLLNQTEPFELQKGSGRKWTKERDLSQLKQCRKHPIDKFEVIRIVGKHPFLWHDHWPVKDYAKIFECLVLVDEIENEVLKVISRIREIGAKARSKVDAAKEFNSDGSVDQPVPYIAVHMRIEKDWMIHCKKLEQKSNVNQICSSKEEIIERVAHITGLRQPAVVYLAVADSLLEDGSILSGWKDGLLPYDKKRLGVWDIYKKYPYLIQSAIDCEVCSRADVFVGNSFSTFSSIIVLSRTQKLIGLGITRACGVGVRPASYAYNILGESRGPKMWMTDVSAPSLQSISYGTNNVSCYSNWKARLF; this comes from the coding sequence ATGATCTTGATGGATCTCGCAAATTGTAAATTTCTTAAGCTAATCAGCTGCCATATGAAGCCAATGATATGCAGGTTCTTTGTACTGGCAGTCATCATTCTTCTATTCAGAactgttcttctttctcctctccgTGGTTTTCATTGGTTTCAACAGAGGGGCTCTTATTGGGTAACCACCTCCACCGCTTCAAACTTGCAGCTAGGTGTCAGAACAGACAAATTCCTTGAGGTTCCTCAGATTATTTGGGGTCTAAACAATCAAAAAATAGCACTTGCAAGAGCCATTTTGACTGCTAGATTCTTGAATCGTACTCTTCTAATGCCTAGCTTGAGTGCTTCTCTGTTCTACAAAGAAATAGACTTACTGGATCCAATTTCATTCGATAAGTTATTCCATTTTGAGAAGTTTAATTACCTCTGCAACAGGTTTGTCCGATTGGGTCGTTATTCTGATCTCTTGAATCAAACCGAGCCATTTGAGCTCCAGAAGGGGAGTGGTAGGAAGTGGACTAAAGAGCGAGACTTGAGTCAGTTAAAACAATGCAGAAAGCACCCGATCGACAAGTTTGAAGTAATTCGGATTGTTGGAAAGCATCCCTTCCTTTGGCATGATCATTGGCCTGTCAAGGACTATGCAAAGATCTTTGAGTGCCTAGTATTGGTTGATGAGATAGAAAATGAGGTGCTGAAGGTTATATCCAGGATCAGAGAGATAGGGGCTAAGGCAAGAAGTAAGGTTGATGCTGCTAAAGAATTCAACTCAGATGGTTCAGTAGACCAACCTGTGCCTTACATAGCTGTCCACATGAGGATAGAGAAAGACTGGATGATCCATTGTAAGAAGTTGGAGCAAAAATCTAATGTCAATCAGATCTGCAGTAGTAAAGAGGAGATTATAGAAAGGGTAGCCCACATCACTGGCCTACGACAGCCAGCTGTGGTTTATCTTGCAGTCGCCGACAGCCTCTTAGAAGATGGTTCTATATTGAGTGGTTGGAAAGACGGTCTTCTTCCTTACGATAAAAAGAGATTGGGGGTCTGGGATATCTATAAGAAATACCCTTACCTTATACAATCTGCAATTGACTGCGAGGTTTGCTCAAGAGCCGATGTCTTTGTCGGCAATAGTTTCTCTACATTTTCCAGCATTATAGTGCTATCAAGGACCCAAAAGCTGATTGGATTGGGTATTACAAGGGCATGTGGAGTTGGTGTCAGGCCTGCTTCATATGCTTACAATATCTTGGGAGAATCCAGGGGCCCAAAGATGTGGATGACAGACGTGTCTGCTCCAAGCCTTCAAAGCATAAGCTATGGGACCAACAATGTCTCATGCTATAGCAACTGGAAAGCAAGGCTATTCTAA